The genomic window CCGATAAACAACATGGTCACGTCCTGGGAGAGTAAGCATAGGGTGTTTAGTTGGAAATTACCATTGTAATAGTAGTTACTTACTTGTGTTAAACTCTTATCGAACTAGATGAATACTCAAGGCTTTGTCACATTCGTCGTTCGATCGTTGTACAAACGCAAACTAATGGCATTTTGGGGACAGTCGTGTTGCACTCGTGCATATGTCGAACAAACTTTTATTTGCTTGTCACCCAAGTGATCAACTTAccaagtgtgtgtgtgatgtgtgtgtgtgtgtgtgtgtgtgtgtgtgtgtgtgtgtgtgtgtgtgtgtgtgtgataatgGTGGGCGCCTGTACATTtgcttgtaatctccaagcagatgtagcatcCGGTTAAGTCTGTGTCTGCGTCCAATTTCTGTGTCGACTTGCCTCCCTGATGGACTGCGACTTGACGCAGACGCTAGGGGGGCAGTTTGACGACATAGAAACgggcagctaggaaaacgtaacgatttagcctcccccaacatctgcttggagataagaagCACGAAATGGACCCACGGTCATGTAGTTGCTGCAGACGTCTCTTGCGGACTGGATGCCCAGGGCGGGGAGGAGGACGACGGGAAGGAGACTTGTGACGCCGATCGGGACCACCTCACAGGACCAGTAGAACGCCATGATGATCACCACGTACCCACACGCCGCCTCCTGGGAAAAATACAGGAAACTTAATTGGAATATCGATAAGCAGCTGTAATagttttccatcctaatttctccatgttttcagacgaaaagaaaactactctcctcttaacattacaaaacccacacattacagaaagagtgggatcattcgtcttccactgtctcgcaaaaagaagccgaacccaataagctagaatttagtgtcagtagttaagactagaatagtcatatgttatattgttcatcattatctgttcgtccactctgtgttacgtatacatgtacatgtacttgcaattagcctacgggcaggaatttgcaatgaaCTTTCACGTTTGTAAACTAGCACCTTTTCTATACCCCAAGCAGTCATCCCTGCTATATGCAAAGACCGTTCCTacaaggtgttgccaaaaaaacaaattccctggggaatgcaTTCGCGGTTTTCAACTCAATCGGAGTACTATACTAACGGCTCCGCACTGGAGGCGCCGCCAAACAAACCCACAGCACTTGACAGGAAGGTCACAAGTGCCAAATGTTACGACTTATGCCATCGCCGAAGCTATGTTTGCAGGTCGCCAAGACACAACGACGGCAGACCTAGCTGGACaagaacaaacacaaaactttatCACTTACACCCCttgagcccctgtcacacagtcgaccAGCTTCGATTGATCGCTGGTGCACGGTGTATCTTTATTTCCACTTACCGTGTAAAAGTCCGTCCACGCGTAGTAGATTGGCAGTGGGCAGAAGACCAGGGGAACCAGCCAGAACACAAGGGACGCTCGAAACGCCCAGAGCTCCCGGAGAAACCTGTATGCCATGGTGAGGTCAGTGTCCAAGGATACAGACTGCCTGCTGTACGGCGTGGCCTGACGCTTACGTAGTTAAACTGGAATGTGACGTTACACCCAGTTCACAATGCGTCTGTAGAGCTGTGGATATGCACAACTACACAGAAGACAGATAAAACGTTACGAAAGTATGCCATGCGTTGTTATGGCACGCCTCTACACAGCAGCTAGTGGTTACATGAGGTTCGTGTTACCAAAGTTAACAAACGCGTAGATTAATGATTAACTTTTGTCAGTGTTGAACAAATGGAAAATGACGCTGGCGCTTGTCTCATGTCATCGGCCTGACATCCCCTCCCCCACCACCATAACATGTAAACACACATGTCTGTCGGCATCTAGGCACCTGGGCCCCGGCACCACGGCAAGGTGGTCTCCATTTGCCAGGGAAATTTAGCACTTTTTTGCTCGCAGGCCAAACGGACCTAAAGAGTAATGTTGATAACAAATTCTTTGGTGACACAAAGTAACGTAGTTTTTTCTCATATTGAATTTTCCCGTTTTTGTAATATAGACGTTATATTCAGTGTCCTTATTTCCAAACCGCACTAATCATGCACAACTCCATGTTACATAGACGTGCATGTTGACGTCGTTTTTCACATGTCTGCATTTGTACACGTTGAAATCGTTTTTGGAGACGCTTAGCAGGTGCTTTAGTGTATTAACTATTTTACGATAATTTACACAATTGAACAATTCGGTCATGCCAATGGGACATGATAAAAACGTTTTGAATACCCTCATTATGTATCATGTAATTAACAGAAACACAAGAAGCTTTAAAAACGGTTAGCATTACGAGAGTCGTAATCAGTTGAAAAATTATCTGACGTTAGTCGAAGTTTTATGGGCAACGGCAATTCTGTGTCTCAGTCAATTTTGTCGGTGGTGTGTCATAGTCGAAAGGGAAACTATAGTAAACGAAAACATCGTGGAATGTAGAAATTAGTCCGTAGAATCTGCCCAGATGCTGCGCCAAGTAGCGTCCTTGTCACCTCTGCCCCCGGAATCACACAGATGATCATCAATCCGTCTTCCACCCAACTTTCAAAAGTCACTAACGTTCTTTGTGTCATGTCGACGGTACCTTTCTTTTCCCGTGAAAAGTCGTGCGTTGTAGTCTTTAAAGTCACGATATGTCTGATGTTAGTCACACAGTTCAAGTCGAGTTAGCGGTGGAAGCGGTGCCTTACTGTGGGTGTTGCATGAAGAGGTCCTCCCCATCCACGACCCAAGGCATCGAGTAGTCCTCTTCCGCGTCCAACAGCTCGTCGTCCATAGCAACACCAGCCGTGTTCTCCTCGTCGGTGACCCAGCTGATGATGTCGTCTTTGGCAGTCTCGATCTCAGAGTGCGCCCCCTGGCGAAGGGTCTGGAACAGCCGTACCAACGGTGGTGGAAGTGGACTTCGTCGCCAGGTCGGTAGGTGTCGTCCTCCCAGTGGTCCTTCACGAGAAAGGAGACAGGGCGCTAGTCCAGGGTTCCCCAGATATCAGCACCCAGGAGTAGGAAATCGAAGCGGTGCCACTCAACGACTCTCCACCCCTGCCCCCACCGTGCGAGCCGTACAGTACTAGTTACGCCCGTATGGCGGCCACAGGTGTCACAGGTAGGGCCCTGAGGAGGCAGCAGCGCAAGGTACCCTCCTGCGACCGTCCAGGCGGTCTCGACGTCGTCGTGACGCCGTCCGCAGTCTTCACAGAAGCGGACCTGGTCGGGGAGCTCCCGTCTGATGGGGCGGCCGGCATTCCGCATCCAGGCGCGGCCGAAGACCCGGAAAGGTTTCATGACTTCCCAGGCGCACTGCTCCGCTGTCAGAGCTCGAGTGTAGCCCAGCGAGAAAGAATTCATGTCGGAATCCCT from Branchiostoma lanceolatum isolate klBraLanc5 chromosome 4, klBraLanc5.hap2, whole genome shotgun sequence includes these protein-coding regions:
- the LOC136433788 gene encoding solute carrier family 13 member 2-like; amino-acid sequence: MAYRFLRELWAFRASLVFWLVPLVFCPLPIYYAWTDFYTEAACGYVVIIMAFYWSCEVVPIGVTSLLPVVLLPALGIQSARDVCSNYMTDVTMLFIGGLMLAAAVQRWNLHKRFALRALMLFGTEPKWLMLGFMCVSAFLSMWISNTATTAMMAPVASAMLDEMRQEEEEEENGTHHVRRLTLTK